Proteins encoded by one window of Cannabis sativa cultivar Pink pepper isolate KNU-18-1 chromosome 4, ASM2916894v1, whole genome shotgun sequence:
- the LOC115712561 gene encoding uncharacterized protein LOC115712561, whose amino-acid sequence MEDGREEVGLSSIKKLASCDKGTRDKALTFLLDTWLPTHTLISEDLMKKLWKGLFYCVWHADKVPVQSQLADSLSTLIPKLDLSLSLQYFSVFLLTMRREWSGIDVYRLDKFYLLLRRFLHNFFVLLKRNSWDLELSQRLMGVLEERTFLDDDNIQGNGVNYHIASIFLEELRPFLPIRLEVLELLYKPFLSVMAKKPDKVLLAKIKSNMFDELLKMGKNFLELKKSGEDVDSGSDSMLLGSIALTMEFSAKFYELGSSADCCQGNRKVLFSLHEEFSKLEKDLASSGIDVSIPDVIEHNEDEVPDLIPITSEGMEVSASEPIEVAEDCRVSLRKCGKANDVGGGDKLPKKKKKKNKKNKNSQSTDSDPEKSSTVNGNKDEAEANGDEIMSDNLCEGDLVPLNESVISNLQQQFEKIAAEAGLEDDVPISCVVPKRSKTSKKRKRARVVDEKQSQNSLQTGEESANGAISAKSGEKNAKKVKFSMKNNLIWKPHNPLPPQSLRLPPSATPRGSALKKGVPPGPIREIPTSAAKKVKLRAVSVKKARKGIKRLKKKKSLSA is encoded by the coding sequence ATGGAAGACGGAAGAGAGGAAGTAGGGCTTTCGTCGATAAAGAAGCTAGCGTCCTGTGACAAGGGTACCCGAGACAAAGCTCTTACCTTCCTCCTTGACACATGGCTTCCCACTCACACCCTTATCTCTGAAGACCTTATGAAGAAGCTATGGAAGGGGCTTTTCTACTGCGTTTGGCACGCGGACAAGGTCCCCGTCCAGTCCCAACTCGCCGATTCCCTTTCTACGTTGATTCCCAAGCTCGATCTTTCACTCTCACTCCAATACTTCTCCGTGTTCTTACTCACCATGCGCCGGGAATGGAGTGGAATCGATGTTTACAGGTTAGACAAGTTTTATCTTTTGCTTAGGAGATTTCTGCAtaatttctttgttttgttgaaACGTAATTCGTGGGATTTAGAGCTTTCGCAACGTCTAATGGGTGTTTTGGAGGAGAGGACTTTCTTGGATGATGATAACATTCAGGGGAATGGTGTTAATTACCACATTGCTTCTATTTTTCTCGAGGAGCTTAGGCCTTTTCTCCCGATTCGGTTAGAAGTGCTTGAGCTTCTTTATAAGCCTTTTCTTTCGGTTATGGCAAAGAAACCCGACAAGGTCTTGCTGGCAAAGATCAAATCTAATATGTTTGATGAGTTACTGAAAATGGGGAAGAATTTTTTGGAGCTTAAGAAATCCGGGGAGGATGTAGATTCAGGTAGTGATTCAATGTTGCTTGGTTCGATAGCTTTGACGATGGAATTTTCAGCCAAGTTCTATGAATTGGGTTCTTCAGCCGATTGCTGCCAGGGAAATAGAAAAGTTCTGTTTAGTTTGCACGAGGAGTTTTCTAAGTTAGAGAAAGATTTGGCGTCTTCAGGAATTGATGTTTCAATTCCTGATGTTATTGAGCATAATGAAGATGAAGTGCCAGATTTGATTCCTATTACTTCCGAGGGGATGGAAGTGAGTGCTTCAGAACCTATTGAGGTTGCGGAGGATTGCAGGGTGTCTTTACGGAAGTGTGGGAAGGCTAACGATGTTGGTGGCGGAGATAAATTgccgaagaagaagaaaaaaaagaacaagaagaacAAGAACAGTCAGAGTACTGATTCTGATCCAGAGAAGAGTTCTACAGTTAATGGAAATAAAGACGAGGCTGAAGCCAATGGTGATGAAATTATGAGTGACAACCTTTGCGAAGGAGATCTTGTGCCTCTTAATGAGTCTGTAATATCAAACCTCCAGCAGCAGTTTGAGAAGATTGCTGCTGAAGCTGGCTTGGAGGATGATGTACCTATTTCCTGTGTTGTGCCTAAAAGGTCTAAGACctctaagaaaagaaaaagagccAGAGTTGTGGATGAGAAGCAATCTCAAAATTCTCTTCAGACTGGTGAAGAAAGTGCTAATGGTGCCATAAGTGCAAAGAGTGGGGAGAAGAATGCAAAGAAGGTAAAGTTTTCGATGAAAAATAATTTGATATGGAAGCCTCATAATCCTTTGCCTCCACAAAGTTTGAGATTGCCTCCCTCTGCTACACCGAGAGGAAGTGCTCTTAAGAAAGGGGTACCTCCAGGTCCCATCAGGGAAATCCCAACCTCAGCTGCGAAGAAGGTCAAATTGAGAGCAGTTTCTGTGAAAAAGGCCAGGAAGGGCATCAAGcggttgaagaagaaaaaatctCTTTCTGCTTAG